In Apium graveolens cultivar Ventura chromosome 10, ASM990537v1, whole genome shotgun sequence, the following are encoded in one genomic region:
- the LOC141692526 gene encoding signal peptidase complex subunit 2-like translates to MAANTTTTKSTSSDKKPTPKKANLLDHHSIKHILDESASEIVTGRGYTEDVRMSNIRLFIGLIIIVIALFAQFYKKKFPENKNFLIGCIHTYVVFNAILQLIIYTKEKNAILFTYPPVGSFNSTGLIVSSKLPRFSDMYTLNIASADPQSISARPTVEFTKSVTQWFTKEGVLVEGLFWKDVEGLINDYAKEPKKGK, encoded by the exons ATGGCTGCCAACACCACCACCACCaaatcaacatcttctgataagAAACCAACTCCCAAAAAAGCTAATCTCTTAGATCACCACTCCATCAAACACATCCTCGATGAATCTGCCTCTGAG ATCGTGACTGGGCGTGGATACACGGAAGATGTGAGAATGAGTAACATTAGGTTGTTTATTGGCTTGATTATCATCGTCATTGCGCTATTTGCTCAGTTCTACAAGAAGAAGTTTCCGGAAAATAAGAATTTCCTCATCGGTTGTATC CACACATATGTTGTTTTCAATGCAATTTTGCAGCTGATCATATACACAAAGGAAAAGAACGCAATTCTGTTTACCTATCCTCCTGTA GGATCTTTTAACAGCACTGGCTTGATAGTTTCATCCAAGTTACCAAGATTCTCTGATATGTATACTCTTAACATAGCAAGTGCTGACCCCCAATCTATATCTGCAAGGCCAACCGTGGAGTTCACCAAAAGCGTCACCCAGTG GTTCACCAAGGAAGGAGTTCTGGTGGAGGGTTTGTTCTGGAAAGATGTTGAGGGACTAATAAATGACTATGCAAAAGAACCCAAAAAGGGCAAGTGA